The following proteins are co-located in the Hevea brasiliensis isolate MT/VB/25A 57/8 chromosome 11, ASM3005281v1, whole genome shotgun sequence genome:
- the LOC110633985 gene encoding dnaJ homolog subfamily C GRV2 isoform X1 — protein sequence MEPSSNPSSSSSSPPPANSAPPLQEEPEYLARYLVVKHSWRGRYKRILCISNVSIITLDPNTLSVTNSYDVGRDFEGASPIIGRDENSNEFNLSVRTDGKGKFKAIKFSSRYRASILTELHRIRWNRLSAVAEFPVMHLRRRNGEWVPLKLKVTYVGVELVESKTGDLRWCLDFRDMKSPAVILLSDAYGKKASDYGGFVLCPSYGRKSKAFQASSGTTNTAIISNLTKTAKSMVGVSLSVDSSQTLSIVEYIKQRAKEAVGAEETPYGGWSVTRLRSAAHGTLNVPGLSLGIGPRGGLGDHGDAVSRQLILTKFSLVERRPENYEAVIVRPLSAVSLLVRFAEEPQMFAIEYNDGCPIHVYASTSRDSLLAAVRDVLQTEGQIPVPILPRLTMPGHCIDPPCGRVHLLVGPQRPTADMESASMHLKHLAAAAKDAVAEGGSIPGSRAKLWRRIREFNACIPYSGVPPNIEVPEVTLMALITMLPATPNLPPESPPLPPPSPKAAATVMGFIACLRRLLASRSAASHVMSFPAAVGRIMGLLRNGSEGVAAEAAGLVAALIGGGPMDPSLLTDSKGERHATIMHTKSVLFAHNSYVIILANRLKPMSVSPLLSMAVVEVLEAMICEPHGETTQYTVFVELLRQVAGLRRRLFALFAHPAESVRETVAVIMRTIAEEDAIAAESMRDASLRDGALLRHLLHAFYLPAGERREVSRQLVALWADSYQPALDLLSRALPPGLVAYLHTRSDGVQLEDANQEGSLISRRQRRLLQQRRGHSGRGITSQDPVNYEVGDPVRQVNAGGLKGSENYQKSAMDPLSGQPSTLHTVENLTCDTHVGVLQNEHSPVSADRPSTSIHETAEPDVSNSVDSDSHVAGFQNTGPPAPAQVVVENTPVGSGRLLCNWHEFWRAFSLDHNRADLIWNERTRQELREGLQAEVHKLDVEKERTEDIVPGGVTVEMMTGQDSVPQISWNYSEFSVSYPSLSKEVCVGQYYLRLLLDSGSSGRAQDFPLRDPVAFFRALYHRFLCDADTGLTVDGAVPDELGASDDWCDMGRLDGFGGCGGFSVRELCARAMTIVYEQHYLMIGPFEGTAHITVLLDRTDDRALRHRLLLLLKVLMKVLSNVEACVLVGGCVLAVDLLTVVHEASERTAIPLQSNLLAATAFMEPLKEWMFIEKDGAQVGPVEKDAIRRFWSKKGIEWTTKCWASGMVEWKRLRDIRELRWALAVRVPVLTSSQVGDAALSILHSMVAAHSDLDDAGEIVTPTPRVKRILSSPRCLPHIAQAMLSGEPSIVEAAAALLKAVVTRNPKAMVRLYSTGAFYFALSYPGSNLLSIAQLFAVTHVHQAFHGGEEAAVSSSLPLAKRSVLGGILPESLLYVLERSGPAAFTAAMVSDSDTPEIIWTHKMRAENLIRQVLQHLGDFPQKLSQHCHSLYEYAPMPPVTYPELRDEMWCHRYYLRNLCDEIRFPNWPIVEHVEFLQSLLVMWREELTRRPMDLSEEDACRILEISPEDVSSEDAKKKYSFETSEDITSISKQIENIDEEKLKRQYRKLAMKYHPDKNPEGREKFLAVQKAYERLQATMQGLQGPQPWRLLLLLKGQCILYRRYGNVLEPFKYAGYPMLLNAVTVDNDDNNFLSSDRAHLLVAASELTWLTCASSSLNGEELVRDGGIQLLATLLSRCMCVVQPTTSASEPSAIIVTNVMRTFSVLSQFESARVEMLELSGLVDDIVHCTELELVPEAVDAALQTIAHVSVSSGLQDALLKAGVLWYLLPLLLQYDSTAEESDKMESHGVGSSVQIAKNMHAVRASQALSRLSGLCTDGSSTPYNAAAADALRALLTPKLASMLKHQLPKDLLSKLNTNLESPEIIWNSSTRAELLKFVDKQRASVGPDGSYDLNDSQIFSYEALSKEIFVGDVYLRVYNDQPDFEISEPEAFCVALIDFISFLVRNQYPVVSDAQSKLSSSISSPETSEIQNDTTDVSINGYAPDDSSAVSDGKSSDDEELKLVKNLKLGLTALKNLLTSNPNLASVFSSKEKLLPLFECLSVPIASDSNILQLCLVVLSLLTTYAPCLEAMVADGSSLLLLQMLRSAPSCREEALHVLYALASTPELAWAAAKHGGVVYILELLLPLQKDIPLQQRAAAASLLGKLVGQPMHGPRVAITLARFLPDGLVSVIRDGPGEAVVSVIEQTTETPELVWTPAMAASLSAQIATMASDLYREQMKGRVVDWDVPEQASGQQEMRDEPQVGGIYVRLFLKDPKFPLRNPKRFLEGLLDQYLSSIAASHYDTQPMDPELPLLLSAALVSLLRVHPALADHVGYLGYVPKLVAAVAYEARRETMSSEEVKHGNYAGKTYESDDGSTPPAQTPQERVRLSCLRVLHQLAASTICAEAMAATSVGTPQVVPLLMKAIGWQGGSILALETLKRVVVAGNRARDALVAQGLKVGLVEVLLGILDWRAGGRNGLCSQMNWNESEASIGRVLAIEVLHAFATEGAHCNKVREILNASDVWSAYKDQKHDLFLPSSAQSAAAGVAGLIENSSSRLTYALTAPPSQPGQARPPAPTTFNSNGKQDLFS from the exons ATGGAACCTTCTAGtaatccttcttcttcttcttcttctcctcctcctGCCAATTCTGCGCCTCCCCTTCAGGAAGAGCCTGAGTACCTTGCCCGATACCTCGTCGTCAAGCACTCCTGGCGGGGTCGATACAAGCGTATTCTGTGTATTTCTAATGTTTCGATTATTACTTTGGACCCTAATACGCTCTCCGTCACCAACTCTTACGATGTAGGGAGAGATTTCGAAGGTGCTTCTCCGATTATTGGACGCGATGAGAATTCGAATGAGTTCAATTTGAGTGTTAGGACTGATGGGAAAGGAAAATTCAAGGCGATTAAGTTTTCGTCTAGGTATAGGGCTAGTATTCTTACTGAGTTGCATAGAATACGCTGGAATAGGTTAAGTGCTGTGGCGGAGTTTCCGGTGATGCATCTTAGGAGAAGGAATGGCGAGTGGGTTCCTCTT AAATTGAAAGTTACTTATGTTGGGGTTGAACTGGTTGAATCAAAAACTGGGGATCTACGCTGGTGCTTGGATTTTAGAGACATGAAATCCCCTGCTGTCATTCTTCTTTCTGATGCCTATGGAAAGAAAGCAAGCGATTATGGAGGTTTTGTTCTTTGCCCTTCATATGGAAGAAAGTCTAAAGCTTTCCAAGCTTCTTCAGGGACCACCAACACAGCAATCATCTCGAACTTG ACTAAAACTGCCAAGTCAATGGTTGGGGTATCACTATCTGTGGACAGTTCTCAAACCCTGAGTATAGTGGAGTATATCAAGCAGCGGG CAAAGGAGGCAGTTGGAGCAGAGGAAACCCCTTATGGGGGTTGGTCTGTAACAAGGTTGCGTTCTGCTGCTCATGGAACTCTAAATGTTCCTGGATTGAGTTTAGGAATTGGCCCAAGAGGTGGACTTGGAGATCACGGTGATGCTGTCTCTCGTCAACTCATTCTAACTAAGTTTTCACTTGTTGAAAGGCGCCCGGAAAACTATGAA GCAGTTATTGTTCGTCCTTTATCTGCAGTAAGCTTGCTTGTTCGATTTGCTGAGGAGCCTCAAATGTTTGCTATTGAGTACAATGATGGATGCCCTATCCAC GTTTATGCAAGCACGTCTCGTGATAGCTTACTTGCTGCAGTTCGGGATGTGTTGCAAACAGAA GGTCAGATCCCAGTACCAATATTACCTAGGTTGACTATGCCTGGTCATTGTATTGATCCACCTTGTGGGAGAGTTCATTTATTAGTAGGACCACAACGTCCTACTGCTGACATGGAAAGTGCATCCATGCATTTGAAACACTTAGCTGCAGCTGCTAAAGATGCTGTTGCTGAAGGTGGATCAATTCCTGGTTCAAGAGCTAAATTGTGGCGTAGAATAAGGGAGTTCAATGCTTGTATTCCATATAGTGGAGTTCCTCCTAATATTGAAGTGCCTGAGGTCACCTTGATGGCCTTGATTACGATGCTTCCTGCTACACCAAATCTTCCTCCAGAGTCTCCTCCCTTGCCACCTCCTTCTCCTAAAGCAGCTGCAACAGTGATGGGTTTCATTGCATGTTTACGTAGATTATTGGCTTCAAGAAGTGCAGCTTCACATGTGATGTCTTTTCCTGCTGCTGTTGGAAGAATAATGGGTTTGCTTAGAAATGGTTCTGAGGGTGTAGCAGCTGAAGCTGCAGGACTTGTTGCAGCTCTTATTGGTGGTGGTCCAATGGATCCTAGTTTATTAACAGATTCTAAAGGAGAGCGGCATGCCACAATAATGCACACGAAGTCTGTCTTGTTTGCTCATAATAGTTATGTTATTATCCTTGCTAACCGATTGAAACCCATGTCTGTATCTCCTTTATTGTCAATGGCTGTTGTTGAAGTTCTTGAGGCTATGATATGTGAACCACATGGTGAAACTACACAATACACAGTTTTTGTTGAATTGTTACGACAGGTAGCTGGTTTGCGGCGCCGATTATTCGCATTGTTTGCACATCCTGCTGAAAGTGTAAGGGAAACAGTTGCTGTGATCATGCGTACAattgcagaagaagatgcaattgcAGCAGAATCCATGCGTGATGCTTCTTTGCGTGATGGTGCTTTGCTGAGGCATCTATTGCATGCTTTTTACCTTCCTGCTGGTGAGCGTCGAGAGGTTAGTCGACAACTTGTAGCTCTTTGGGCTGATTCCTATCAACCAGCTTTAGATCTGTTGTCTAGGGCTCTGCCTCCTGGGCTTGTTGCTTATTTGCATACTCGCTCTGATGGAGTTCAACTTGAAGATGCAAATCAAGAAGGATCACTGATTAGTAGGAGACAGAGACGTTTACTTCAGCAGCGGAGAGGTCATTCTGGGAGAGGAATTACATCTCAAGATCCTGTTAATTATGAAGTTGGTGATCCAGTGAGGCAGGTGAATGCTGGTGGTCTTAAAGGATCTGAAAACTATCAAAAATCTGCCATGGATCCACTTTCTGGACAACCTTCCACTCTTCACACAGTTGAAAATTTGACCTGTGATACTCATGTAGGGGTTTTGCAAAATGAACATTCACCTGTTTCAGCTGATAGACCTTCAACCAGTATACATGAGACAGCAGAACCAGATGTCTCTAATTCAGTTGACTCTGATTCTCATGTGGCTGGTTTCCAGAACACAGGCCCTCCAGCTCCTGCACAGGTTGTTGTGGAGAATACACCTGTGGGTTCTGGTCGGCTACTCTGTAATTGGCATGAATTTTGGCGAGCATTTAGCCTTGATCACAATCGTGCAGATCTGATCTGGAATGAGCGCACAAGGCAAGAACTGAGGGAGGGTTTGCAGGCTGAGGTTCATAAACTTGATGTTGAGAAGGAGCGTACTGAAGATATTGTTCCAGGAGGGGTGACAGTAGAGATGATGACTGGGCAAGATAGTGTGCCACAGATATCTTGGAACTATTCAGAGTTCTCTGTGAGTTATCCAAGCTTGTCCAAAGAAGTATGTGTAGGTCAATATTATCTGCGTTTGCTGCTTGATAGTGGTAGCAGTGGCAGGGCACAGGATTTTCCACTGCGTGATCCAGTAGCTTTCTTTAGGGCACTCTATCATCGATTTTTATGTGATGCAGACACAGGTCTTACCGTAGATGGTGCTGTTCCTGATGAACTGGGTGCATCGGATGATTGGTGTGATATGGGAAGATTAGATGGTTTTGGGGGATGCGGAGGCTTTTCAGTAAGGGAGCTTTGTGCAAGAGCAATGACCATTGTCTATGAACAACATTACTTGATGATAGGTCCTTTTGAGGGTACTGCACACATTACAGTTCTTTTAGATAGGACAGATGATAGAGCTTTGAGGCACCGCCTTCTCCTCCTTTTGAAG GTTTTAATGAAGGTTTTGTCTAATGTGGAGGCTTGTGTTTTGGTTGGAGGGTGTGTATTGGCTGTTGATTTGCTGACAGTGGTTCATGAAGCTTCAGAAAGAACTGCTATCCCATTACAATCTAATTTATTAGCTGCTACTGCCTTCATGGAGCCACTTAAAGAATGGATGTTTATTGAGAAGGATGGTGCACAAGTTGGACCTGTCGAGAAGGATGCAATCAGAAGgttttggtcaaagaaaggaattGAATGGACAACAAAGTGCTGGGCGTCTGGAATGGTGGAGTGGAAGAGATTGCGTGATATCCGTGAACTTCGTTGGGCATTAGCTGTTCGTGTTCCAGTCCTCACATCGTCTCAG GTAGGAGATGCAGCCTTGTCCATATTACATAGCATGGTAGCTGCTCATTCCGACTTGGATGATGCTGGGGAGATAGTTACCCCAACACCAAGGGTAAAGCGTATCCTTTCAAGTCCTCGCTGCCTTCCACATATTGCACAG GCTATGCTTTCTGGGGAACCGAGTATTGTGGAGGCTGCTGCAGCATTGCTGAAGGCTGTTGTTACCAGAAATCCCAAGGCCATGGTACGTCTTTACAGCACAGGGGCATTCTATTTTGCCCTATCATACCCTGGATCCAATCTGCTTTCCATTGCACAACTGTTTGCTGTGACTCATGTCCATCAAGCATTCCATGGTGGTGAAGAAGCTGCTGTTTCTTCATCATTGCCTCTTGCAAAACGCAGCGTGTTGGGTGGGATTCTTCCTGAATCTTTGCTGTATGTACTGGAGCGTAGTGGTCCAGCTGCTTTTACTGCTGCAATGGTTTCAGATTCTGATACTCCAGAGATTATATGGACACACAAAATGCGAGCAGAAAATCTGATTCGTCAG GTTTTGCAGCATCTGGGTGATTTTCCCCAGAAGTTGTCACAGCACTGTCATTCTTTATATGAGTATGCCCCTATGCCACCTGTGACATACCCAGAGCTTAGAGATGAGATGTGGTGTCACCGATATTATCTTCGAAACTTGTGTGATGAGATTCGCTTTCCAAATTGGCCAATTGTTGAACATGTTGAGTTTCTGCAATCATTATTGGTAATGTGGCGTGAAGAGTTGACACGGAGACCTATGGATCTTTCTGAAGAAGATGCTTGCAGAATATTAGAGATATCACCAGAAGATGTCTCAAGTGAAGATGCCAAAAAGAAGTATTCTTTTGAGACTTCTGAGGATATAACTAGCATATCAAAGCAGATTGAGAATATTGATGAAGAAAAACTCAAGCGACAATATAGGAAACTTGCTATGAAATACCATCCTGACAAGAACCCTGAGGGAAGGGAGAAGTTTCTTGCTGTGCAGAAAGCCTATGAACGCCTTCAG GCTACCATGCAAGGCTTGCAAGGTCCTCAGCCTTGGAGGTTACTGCTTTTATTGAAAGGACAGTGCATCTTATACCGAAGATACGGGAATGTGCTGGAGCCTTTTAAATATGCTGGCTATCCCATGTTGCTTAATGCGGTTACTGTGGACAATGATGAcaacaattttctttcttctgatAGAGCACACTTGCTTGTTGCAGCATCAGAGCTTACTTGGCTGAC GTGTGCATCTTCTTCATTAAACGGTGAGGAGCTTGTAAGGGATGGAGGGATACAACTCCTTGCAACTCTTCTTTCTCGTTGTATGTGTGTAGTTCAGCCAACTACTTCTGCAAGTGAACCATCTGCTATTATTGTTACAAATGTGATGCGAACCTTTTCTGTTTTGAGTCAGTTTGAGAGTGCCAGGGTTGAGATGCTTGAATTATCTGGACTAGTTGATGACATTGTGCACTGCACTGAACTTGAGCTTGTACCTGAAGCTGTTGATGCTGCCCTCCAGACTATTGCACATGTTTCCGTATCCTCTGGATTGCAAGATGCCTTATTGAAGGCAGGTGTGCTTTG GTACCTCTTGCCATTATTGCTTCAGTATGACTCAACAGCTGAAGAATCTGACAAGATGGAGTCGCATGGTGTTGGTTCTAGTGTTCAAATTGCCAAAAATATGCATGCTGTTCGAGCATCTCAGGCATTGTCTAGACTTAGTGGTCTGTGCACTGATGGGAGTTCAACACCTTATAATGCTGCTGCTGCTGATGCGCTTCGAGCTTTGCTAACTCCTAAACTTGCAAGCATGTTGAAACACCAATTACCAAAAGACTTGCTATCCAAATTAAACACGAATTTGGAGTCTCCAGAG ATTATATGGAACTCTTCAACACGAGCAGAACTATTGAAATTTGTTGATAAGCAACGTGCTAGTGTGGGGCCTGATGGTTCATATGACTTGAATGATTCACAAATCTTTTCATATGAAGCACTATCGAAAGAAATTTTTGTTGGTGATGTTTACTTGAGGGTCTATAATGATCAGCCGGATTTTGAGATTAGTGAACCAGAAGCATTTTGTGTTGCTCTAATTGATTTCATATCATTTCTAGTTCGCAACCAATATCCTGTAGTTTCTGATGCTCAAAGTAAACTTAGTTCCAGTATCTCCTCACCTGAGACATCAGAGATCCAAAATGATACCACTGATGTATCTATAAATGGATATGCGCCTGATGATTCATCAGCAGTCTCAGATGGAAAATCATCAGACGATGAAGAGTTGAAACTGGTCAAAAACCTTAAATTGGGATTGACTGCACTTAAG AACTTGCTGACGAGTAATCCAAATTTGGCATCTGTATTTTCTTCCAAAGAGAAGCTCCTACCTCTCTTTGAATGCCTTTCTGTGCCCATTGCATCAGACAGCAACATTCTTCAACTCTGCCTTGTTGTTCTTTCTCTCTTGACCACATATGCTCCTTGCTTGGAGGCTATGGTTGCAGATGGATCTAGTCTCCTTTTACTTCAAATGCTTCGCTCTGCTCCAAGTTGCCGTGAAGAGGCACTTCATGTTCTTTATGCTTTGGCAAGCACTCCAGAACTTGCTTGGGCAGCTGCCAAGCATGGGGGAGTGGTGTACATTCTGGAACTTCTTTTGCCTTTGCAAA AAGATATTCCGTTACAGCAGAGAGCGGCAGCAGCCTCATTATTGGGGAAGCTTGTTGGGCAGCCAATGCATGGACCCAGAGTTGCTATTACATTGGCAAGATTTCTTCCAGATGGCTTAGTATCAGTTATTAGGGATGGCCCTGGTGAGGCTGTTGTATCTGTGATTGAACAGACAACAGAAACACCAGAGCTTGTTTGGACCCCTGCAATGGCAGCATCTTTGTCTGCTCAAATTGCTACAATGGCATCAGACTTGTACCGTGAACAGATGAAAGGCCGTGTTGTTGATTGGGATGTTCCAGAGCAGGCATCTGGACAACAGGAAATGCGAGATGAGCCACAG GTTGGTGGAATCTACGTTAGGCTGTTTCTTAAGGATCCTAAGTTTCCTCTTAGAAATCCAAAGAGATTCTTGGAAGGGCTACTGGATCAATATTTGTCCTCCATTGCTGCCTCACATTATGACACACAACCTATGGATCCTGAGCTTCCTTTACTTCTTTCTGCTGCTTTGGTTTCATTATTGCGAGTGCACCCTGCACTTGCAGATCATGTTGGGTATCTTGGATATGTGCCCAAACTTGTAGCTGCTGTAGCATATGAGGCAAGGCGAGAAACGATGTCATCAGAGGAGGTGAAACACGGCAACTATGCTGGAAAAACATATGAATCTGATGATGGCTCTACTCCGCCTGCACAAACTCCACAGGAACGTGTGCGCCTTAGTTGTTTGCGTGTCCTACATCAACTTGCTGCGAGTACGATATGTGCTGAGGCCATGGCTGCAACTAGCGTAGGAACACCTCAG GTTGTTCCACTTCTAATGAAAGCTATAGGATGGCAAGGTGGAAGCATACTTGCTCTTGAGACACTAAAACGTGTTGTAGTTGCTGGAAATCGTGCACGGGATGCACTAGTTGCACAAGGACTTAA AGTTGGCCTTGTGGAAGTACTTCTTGGCATTCTTGATTGGAGAGCTGGTGGAAGGAATGGACTATGCTCTCAGATGAATTGGAATGAATCAGAAGCATCTATCGGCAGAGTACTTGCAATTGAG GTTTTGCATGCATTTGCAACGGAAGGAGCACATTGTAATAAAGTGCGTGAGATATTAAACGCCTCTGat GTCTGGAGCGCTTATAAAGACCAGAAACATGATCTCTTCCTTCCTTCAAGTGCCCAATCTGCTGCTGCAGGGGTTGCTGGTTTAATCGAGAATTCTTCGTCTAGGCTGACATATGCCCTGACAGCTCCACCGTCGCAACCTGGTCAAGCAAGACCGCCTGCACCTACAACATTTAACTCGAATGGCAAGCAGGATCTGTTCTCATAG